Genomic DNA from Anguilla anguilla isolate fAngAng1 chromosome 17, fAngAng1.pri, whole genome shotgun sequence:
TGATAGCGCAGGTAATTGTCTCTTCTAACCGCTTTCTTCTCGCCGGCAAAGAACATCATACTGGGCGCCTCGCCTGTCACGCCCACACGTGACCTAAGCGGGAGATGAGCGCTCGGGGAGCGTCTCTGTCAGTTCTTGCTTTACTGTTGTGCCAGTGCTGCACGCAAGCATAACCGAACCGTTATTTCCCGCTACGACGATTGAGCCCATTGTCGGTACATAAAGCAGGCGACAGGGTGCCGCCTTCCTTTCTTTGTTTGGACCGTTTCCCTCCAGGGCACCGCGGTATCCACGGCTCCAGGGAGAACCCAGTTGTAGAATCAATAAACACCATCTGGTTGTAGCTGCACTGTGCAGCCTAAGATGCTAAATTATCTGATAGATATATTGTAGGCCTatatgtgcctgtatgtgtataATTACCTTTTtatgctccacactgctgctctgaccactgctcgtttctgctgctctgatcactgctccacactgctgctctgatcactgctgcgctgaccactgctccacactgctgctctgatcactgctccacactgctgctctgatcactgctgcgctgaccactgctccacacccttgctctgatcactgctccacactgctgctctgatcactgctccccAGTGCTTCTCTGAGGTCTGAAAGAGCAGCAGGATCAGTTCTCCCTCCTCATTGCCCGTTCTCCAATGTGTTTGTAATCAGGAGGGCCTGCGATGGGAGAGTTGAGGAAggctctgtaaaaaaaataatttcaaaaatcacatatttttcgGTGTTAGTTTTAAGGTCTCTGCCAATTCTTCTCCCTTACAGCCCCACCTTTGGCCGATTTCCTGTAACGGTTCGGCAGAGTGACCAACATAGAGGCCAATTGTTTCGCTCGCATACCAGCCGTGCGGTTCCAGGAACCTTCCCGTCTTATGTAACTTAAAGAAGCAAAGCTGAGAAGGCTTCCAGGCTCGGGGACATGGACACCTGCAGCACATTTACAGGGCGTGCCCGGCATATTTGAGAGGTGTGTCCGGCGTACTTAAGGGACATGTGCAGAGCTGGCCGCCGGCACAATCTCTCTATGATGTCAtctgggccacacaattcattgttctttgttttttttttttttttggagaactttggggccacaacattcttgtttagggccTCCAAAACCCTGGGGCCTGCTCTGCATGTGTGCGGTATATTTAAATGGGTTTGGGGCGTACCCCGCAAAGCCGTAACTTGGCGGAAGGCATACCTCCCCCTCCCAGTTTGTGTGTCCCTTGTACATTTAAGTGGTCTGCTCTGTCGAATGCAGTTCAGGGGCGTGGCCAGGaaaatttttccattttatgcaGAGGAAAAAAGGCAAGTTTATTCTTCAAGACGTTTTgtcaactgattttttttttttttttttgtcttttgctcTGTCAGTGTAGCTTTTGACCTGGCGGAACCGGCCAGTCAAGCGATGGCACCGTAATTCAGCTGGCTGGTCTGTCGTGCCAAAAGCGTTTGTTTATTGAAAGATGAGTGCGCAACCTACACGATTCACTCCATCGACGAGGTGAACACTGACCCTGCTGACACTACACAGAGTGGAGTGGTGAATCTACACTATGCAGAGCAGTGTTTAGAGTAGAGTGGTGAATCTACACTGTGCAGAGCAGTGTTTAGAGTGGAGTGGTGAATCTACACTGTGCAGAGCAGTGTTTAGAGTAGAGTGGTGAATCTACACTATGCAGAGCAGTGTTTAGAGCAGAGTGGTGAATCTACACTGTGCAGAGCAGTGTTTAGAGCAGAGTGGTGAATCTACACTGTGCAGAGCAGTGTTTAGAGTAGAGTGGTGAATCTACACTGTGCAGAGCAGTGTTTAGAGCAGAGTGGTGAATCTACACTATGCAGAGCAGTGTTTAGAGTAGAGTGGTGAATCTACACTGCGCAGAGCAGTGTTTAGAGTAGAGTGGTGAATCTACACTATGCAGAGCAGGGTTTAGAGCAGAGTGGTGAATCTACACTATGCAGAGCAGTGTTTAGAGTAGAGTGGTGAATCTACACTGCGCAGAGCAGTGTTTAGAGTAGAGTGGTGAATCTACACTATGCAGAGCAGGGTTTAGAGTAGAGTGGTGAATCTACACTATGCAGAGCAGGGTTTAGAGTGGAGTGGTGAATCTACACTATGCAGAGCAGGGTTTAGAGTGGAGTGGTGAATCTACACTATGCAGAGCAGTGTTTAGAGTAGAGTGGTGAATCTACACTGCGCAGAGCAGTGTTTAGAGTAGGCTGGCGATGCTGTGGAGGGTAAAGTGAGGGgtgctgtgtaaatattgtgtCTGTAGTGGATTTGCAGGGGAACAGAACTGAAGGGTTGCTTCGCCAGTCGGTATAAAAttctgcacgcgctcagtagTGCCCTTTAGAAATGTGCCTACCTCCATGCATTCCTCTCTGCGAGGAGAAGATAGAAGGTTGGTGTTAAAGAGTGGCTTTCATTGTCTGAGGCGAGCAGTGTGGTTATGTGAGAGCGTTTTGTTATAGGCCGGGTGCGGggtttctctttcactcccaCGACCTCCATCCTCtactccccccttcctctcccctctctcatcctctctccttttttcgCTTCTTCCCtttccccactctctctttttctccctgtctcccctccTCTGTTCTCCActgcctccctctttctctctctctttttctccctctctctctccttctctctgtcacGGTCTGAGGAAGTGTCGCGGTTGTTTCTGGATCCGCTGGGAGTGCAGGGATGCTTTTCCTCTCGTCTCTATTGGCTGGAGCATCACGTTTCTGTCCGGTGGAGCTGCTCCAGCTTCACTGCTGTGACACTCACTGGTTTATGCAGTCAGTAACCGTGCGGTCTGTGACAATTTTACACAGCCAGTACtctatgtaaaatataaaagtataaaaCTTCAttataaatttgaaatttatttttacatttatttttattttccattgttgGAAAGCGTCCTGTATTTGAACTACTAAGAATTATTAGTTCATTACTAATTATTATTCAGCAGCAGGTTGTTTTGAGAGTCGCTCTGTGTTTGGTGCCCAGGGGCACTGGCAGGCTGTTAGCTGTGGCAGAGTCTGCAGACGCTGTGGTTCCGTCTCTGAGGCAAAGCTCACGCCCAGGGGAGCAGACTCAGCAGAGCTGCGGCACACCTGTGTTCATCAGACCGAGGGAAGAAGGGAACAGAGTTACGGTGAAGtgagggcagaggaggagggtgcCAGGGCACCTGTGTAGCCCGTGTAGGAGCACCTGTGTAGGGATCACCTGTGTAGGAGCACCTGTGTAGGAATAACCTTTGTAGGGAGCACCTGTGTAGGGATCACCTGTGTAGGGTGCATCTGTGTAGGGATAACCTGTGTAGGGGGCACCTGTGCAGGCAGAACCTGTGTAGGGGGCACCTGTGTAGGAATAACCTGTGTAGGGGGCACCTGTATAGGGAACACCTGTGTAGGGATAACCTGTGTAGGGGGCACCTGTATAGGGACTGTGAGTCCTTGATGCTGCACCACACTGTGCTACCTGGAAGGAACATCCAGTGGGGTAATTTGGGTGAGGGGCATTTTGCAGGGAAGGAGGTGGTGCACGGTGGTGTCCCAAGGTTGGAGGGAGGCCTAGGACAGTCAgaacagagggggagagtgactgagtgactggcGGGGAGGAGCTCGGTCCCTTCCAATTTCGAGTGGCCTGACCAGAAGGCAGACTTGTGGGGTCCCGGGGGTCGTACTGCAGCATAACAGCTGCGTTCATAAAGCATGAGTGCCCAGGTGAAGTGCTCAGGTAAATGTGCTCAGGTATCACACAGGATAAAATGGGAAGTGCACAGTTAAGGAAGAGGGCAGAATAAGTGGAAAAGAAACTGGAACAGCTGAATTTACTGCTGTTAACTGTTAGCTGTAAAAACCATAACTATTAGCTAGCTGTATGTACCATAGGTAATAGGTAATAACTAGCTGCTTATAACATTAGGTATAATTATTAGGTAGTTGTGCAGTGCATGCTATAGTTATTAGTTACCTGTTTCTGTCAGAATCtcagttaaatattttactgtgaaaagGCTGCAagtcttcctcatcttcctcttcttcatctACTCTGATTGTGCACCACAACACAATGGGATAATTGTGGAATATCTTCTGAGTGAAAACTGCTTAGCTATTTATAGTATTCGTCTCTCATTTTGCCCTTGTACTATGTTATTTTTCAGAATACCTTTTTGTATTTAGCATTGCATTTTTTCACAGTAATATAGGATATCCTTTTACAGCTGAAGGGCTGTCCGATGTTGAAAAcgagaccccctcccccctcccctcccctccccaaagtTGTGAGTTGCGCAGCTGGGGCAGCCGGGGCAGCCGGGGCAGCCGGTGCAGCCGGGGCAGCTGGGGCAGCTGGGGCAGCCGGCGCGGGCCGCACATGCTTCACTCCGGACCGCGCACGGTTTGGCACGAGGTGCAGTCGCCACACGGCACGGTCGCGCATACCGCGCATCGCTGCAGAAAGAGCAGCGGGATATACCGCTCAGGAAAAGCCTTTGTGAAATGTTCAGCGCAGTGGAAACATTCGTATATTtatagtttatttatatatacggTTTGCCTCACTGATCCGGAGAGCATTTTATCCCTGGCGATAGCTGTGCTGCCATTTTATCCCACTGCGGTGTTTCAGGGAGACAGATTAGAGGAGTGGGGGGGCGAGAGGGGCGGGgcgcgtggggaggggggggaagggggcgtggggaggggggggggcacatttgTGAGTGTTTGGACGAACTCCCCCTAGAGGATCAGTGGAATTCATTTTGTTGTGCCCTTCCAGTCAAAACCAAAATCATAGCAGCGAAGTTAATGCAAATGTTCGTGATTTTGTTTACGTTTTTAAAGCCTACGAACACAAAAACTGTGTTGAGATGGGAGCAAATGTTTGCTTGATTTACTAATGTCATGATGATGGAAACTGAAAAGGACAACATTTGTGGATTGGAGAACCTTTCCAAAACCTCGAACCTGATCTTAAACGGCAAACCCACACCTCAATAGTTTATAATCAAAAAACCTataaacacagccacacacagatgcacatatgAATATATACACGATCGGAGAGatcttctcattctctcttttctgATCTTTGGCGTCCCGTCGTCAATCATCCAGTAGTATACTAGTTGTGTAGCTGTGTATTGATGCAGCAGTAGTATTAGTTGTACAAGTAGCATTATTAAGTAGAGTTGCGTGTAGTATGCCACTGTTTTATAGTGGTTATATAATCATATACTGTAGCACAATAGTTATGTAACAATAGAGTAGTAGGTTAGTAGTTGTGTAGTCATGTTGCagttctgtatctgtgtgtcaaTACACTATGGCTGTTGTGTAGCTGTACCGTAGCGCGGTGTGTCCCtggtgtgattgtgtgctgatatgggaaaaacaaacagagcatCCCTACTCTGTGCAAAGGCCTGCTGGGTACTTGAGTTTGTTCTCCATGTGTAACGTTGATGCTGTGATGGTGGGTGGAGGTGCATtttggtggttgggggggggcagggggaggggcacagatGGTCATATCCTCTGGACTGGAATGCAAAGGGACGGGGGAGGGGTGATCAGGAATGTCTGGAGAAGTCTGGAGAACGGACACGTCTGGAGGACTCATGATCTGGGACGGGGGGTTATATATgactgaggtgggggggtgggggggcgtgaggGGGGTCCTAAATGAAGCTTATGAACGCTGCGCTgtagaggtgagagagagggagtgagggagggagggaggcaggggaaAGAGCAGTGGGAGAAGGAGTTGAAAGAAAGGAAATctggatggaaaaaaaagaggtggCGAGAATAAGAGAGGGTGTGTTTATGCAGGAGCTGAGAGGCGGGGAGCACCGAggagggaacaggagagagaaaagggacagactgagcgagagagcgagggagagagagagagagagagaaagagcaacaggaagagagggaaagaaagagtgagtaagaggaggagaggaaagtgAGAGGGGAAAATGGGAGCTAGGGAGGGAGAGCAAGTTCAAatgagaggagaaagaaagagagagagaaggagtgcgacagaaaggggaagagaaagaaagagaggacaaATTCTGTGTCATTTCTCAGGCCTGGCATGTTTGTCACACCTCAACTGCTCTAATTATATCATCACAGACGCGCTGTGACAGACGCGCTGTCACCGACACTCTCTGACTGACACACTCACGCTCGCAAACAAGACTCTcacggacacacactctcacgatCACACtcccagagacacacactcacaaacactctcacaatTATACACATATTCTCACAaacgcactcactcacaaacacatgcacagttgcacactcacaaagacatgcatacactcacaaacacacactatcTAAAAGGCACCCATATGtacgctctgtgtgtgagtgtccgtGTATCgtggatgtgtgtgaatgtgtgtgcattaggTTGTTACTGGGCGCAGGGTAATAGCTTCTAAAATACCAAGTGAATTTTGTCAGTGTTTCCGAGTGCCCTACTTTAAACCGAACGTAAGCGATGTCATAAGAtcagtgtgtgagggagagcaaatgtgagagagagggggagagacagagagagagagagaaggggagagacagagagagagagagaaggggagagacagagagagggagaggaggggaaacagAAACACCAGAACCATCTAGAACAAAACACTCTCTCATGGCTGAGCTGCTCATTTCGGTAATTTAAAACCACTCTTTCAGAAGGAGTGCATATATTAATGTGCATCTGTATGGGAATATTTATGccgctgtgtgtgcatgtgtgtgtgagtgtgtatgtggctaTTTCTTTGTGTATGAGTACGTTTGTGAGAATGTGAGTTTGAGAATGTAAAcgagtgtgagtttgtgaatACGACTGAATATGGTAGAAAGTGTGGATATAttcaagtgcatgtgtgtgtgttcatctgaGTCAATAAGAGAAAGCATATTCTGAGCATATTTTGGATATTAGAAGATGTTTTAGAATAAATGGAAAAGGACATGAGTGTAAAGCATATATGGGATAGTGTAGCTAATGCACAAATGGCTTTTGGTCACCCGTTCAGAATAATCCCACCATAGTTACCTGCAATTACGACAGCCGGTGAAGTGTTAGCTAGTATGATGTTTCCATGTAGAATTAACCAAGTGTGCATGGGAGATGAATGGACTCTGTGAACACAGCAGTGATTGATGAACTAGAATACGGTGTACCCTAAAACCTTTCTTCTGTGGGactgagtaagtgtgtgtgtgtgtgtgtgtgtgtgtgtgtgtgtgtgtgtgtagacagagagagagattgtgtgttagagagagaaagagaagttATGGGTATATCTGGTTTAAAGCAACTCTTGTATGATTTGGAATCAGGCTTTTTCagtgcatttaattttataGGTTTGCTACTTTACAGTAAAACCAGTTTGTTCAGCATTTTCTTTCCCTGAAACGAAAACTTCACATAGCTAGTACAAATGTTCACTGATGTACATTATCtacctgcattgtgtttttacatttatgctcgcttattcaaatatattccaAACAATTGAATGAAGTAAATATTcaccatttttaatttgtatagtgctgattttaattttcatcTATCGTGAAAAAAGAGAACAATTACAGATACCTGTAATTGTCTGAGTATATTATTGtctgctgtgctgttctgtgctgtgctgtgctatgctgtgctttgctgtgctgtactgtgctgttttgtgctgtgctatgctgtgctttgctgtgcagagtggtgctgtgttgtgctgtactatgctgtgctgtgctgtgcagtgttgtgctgtttttctgtagTGTTGTACCCAACCCTGTTGTGCTATGCAGGGCCCACAGAACAGCATGAAACTGATGTTCCACTGAACACAACACTGTTTTTGTGCTCGGGTGGGGTGCGTAATGACAAGCTAAAATCTCCTGTTTGTCAGCTGAcgaagagggaagaggagagaggagagacagaaaggggaatgagactgaggaagagagaggaaaggggaagAGCGTGAGAAGGaggtaagggagagagagagagagagtgagagaaagagagagagcaaaagcgagagagagtaagagagtaaatgcgagagagagagagagagagagagagtctctaCCTCTATTTAGAGCTTCCAAGCTTCAGAAATGATTCCAAATAAGGCTGTAACACACAGCAGAACTTCTGGAAAACAGTGCCAGAAATATTCCCTGTGCCTCCAGTTCTCTCTGAAACACTgagacactgtggagcactcctTAGCAGAAAGCAACGCGCATACGCACATAGTACAACAGATTTAATTCTTGTGAAACAAAGTCTAAAACAGAAGTTGTTCTTTTGTAGAAGTTACTCTTGTGCAACAGTGTTATTGGCTGGGAGTTTGTTATAGTTAGTGATTATACCACATATACAGTGTCGACCAAAATTTTAAACCTGAGTACCTTCATACAATACTCACTCAttttggaatttgttttttctcctaAATGCACATCTgtgattcaaatatatttaatgccTGCAAAGAAAATGATAGTAATTATGGTATTTTGAGGTCTTGCTGTCTGTGAGCATGTCCCGTGTGACTGTTGGTGAAAGCGTCCGTCTGTCTGCTTTACTTGTGGTGCATGCGTTGTTGTtgacaggtgtgtttttgtctgtggttgCCGGTGCGTTTTTGTGCTACAGTCTGAACGGTCACATGTCTCTCCTCCAGGTCAGTCTTTACATCTGAGGGCGTGGCAGATTCCACAGGTGAACATGGCTCAGGTGCTGCATATGGACTCCGGCTTCTCAGGTAAAAGTCCCGGAATTCCTTGGGTTGGCTTTAGAACTGTGCTGCGTTACGTAGCAGGTAAAGTGGCCACTTAAAGCTACAGGAGACGGGAGATGGGTCGACGTGTAGTGTGGTGAAATGTGACTTATACCGTATAGTCAAAAAGAGCAGCAGAGTCATTACCTGCTGTATCCTGGGTCGCTGGTGaatcagtgctctctctctctctgtctctctctctgtctctctctctgtctctctctctctctctctctctctctctctctctctctgtctctctttcaggaACGTCTAACCCCGCCCCTTCCCTGGGTAAGGCTGAGATGCCGTACTCAGTGGAGACCCCGTACGGCTACCGGCTGGACCTGGACTTCCTGAAGTACGTCAACGACATCGAGAAGGGCAACACCATCAAGCGCGTGCCGATCCAACGCAGACCCCGGTACGGCTCGCTGCCCCGCGGCAGCGGCGTCGGCGGCTACGGCTACACGGGCTCCTGGTGGACCTCCACCGAGTCGCTGTGCTCCAACGTCAGCATGGACAGCCGCCACTCGTCCTACTCCTACTGCGCCCCCGGTTACCAGGCGCCGGCGCGGGCCGGCGCGGCGGCCGTGGGCGGGGCCTTCAGCCTGAGCGCGGCGCGCGTGGAGAAGACGCTGCTGGACGCGCGGCggcggctggaggaggagaaggcggGCCGGCGGCTCTCGGGCCTGGGGAGCGCCCGCGGCAGCGTGACCGGCTCCACCGCGTCCCTGTCCGGCGCCGCCCGCCAGTACACCCCCGCCAGCTCGGGCCTGTCCACGCCCGTCTGCCCGACCCCCGCCCACCTGCAGCACGTGCGCGAGCAGATGGCGCTGGCGCTGCGGAAGATccgggagctggaggagcaggtgaAGACCATCCCCGTGCTGCAGGTGAAGATCTCCgtgctgcaggaggagaagaggcAGCTCAGCGTCCAGCTCAAGAGCCAGAAGTTCCTGGGCCACACCCTGGGTTTCGGGCGGAGCCGCCCCCAGAGCGAGCTCTACATCCACATCCCCGAGgaggaggctccgccccccgccgccgccgccacccccgccacccccgaCGGCTCCAAGCAGGACTCCGGCTGCGAGATCGAGGACACGgtgctggtgggcggggcccggcCCGGCAGGAGGGAGGTGCGCTCCGTCGGCGTGGGGACGGAGGAGgcgcagcaggagcagggctcCGAGGCCCTGaggagcagggtggggcagctggaggagcagctgaggAGGaccctgcaggagctgcaggaggcgcagaaggagagagcgagccagccccccccctcgcaggcGGACTACGCGGTCCGGGCGACCAGCGTGGGCTGGCCGGGCGGCGGGGGCGCGACCCCCACAGCAGGGCTGCAGACCGTGGTCAGCGTTACCCAGCAGCCTCGGCGGCGGGAGCAGAGGACTGTGGGAATTCAGGTGTACACTCTGGAGCAGCCTACTCTGCTTCGGCAGGCAGAGAGGTGGGCAGGTGTGCAGATAGGCCACACCCCCCAAGCACagacaggccacgccccccccagcgcagacaggccacacccccccagCGCAGACAGGCCATGCCCCCCCAGCGCAGACAGGCCACATCGTACCCGTAGAAAAAGGACATGACCCGCCTGTTGAATCAGAACAAACCCTGCCCATAAagacagcccccaccccacccaaagaaacaggccccaccccacccatagAAACAGCCCCTACCCCACCCATAGAAACAGCCCCTACCCCACCCATAGAAACAGCCCCTACCCCACCCATAgaaacagcccccaccccacccatagaaacagcccccaccccacccatagAAACAGCCCCCGCCCCACCGATAGAAACAGCCCCTGCCCCACCCATAGAAACAGCCCCTACCCCACCCATAgaaacagcccccaccccacccatagAAACagtccccaccccacccatagAAACAGCCCCTACCCCACCCATAGaaacaacccccaccccacccaaagaAACAGCCCCTACCTCACCTATAGAGACAGAGCACCACTCCCCCATTGTCACAGACCATGCCTCATCTGTACAGATGGGCTCCACCTCAACCATCGAGACAAGCCGCACCCCAGCCACAGAGCCAGGCCACACCCTTCCCACAGAACCAGACCATGCCCCTCCCACAGAGCCAGGCCACACCCTTTTCACAGAACCAGACCATGCCCCTTCCACAGAGCCAGACCACACCCTTTCCACAGAACCAGACCATGCCCCTCCCATGGAGACAGAACATGCCCCACCCATAGAGACGGGCCCCACCCAAGCCATAGAGACAAGCCCAGCCAATGAGAGAGAACATGGTCCACCAACTGAGACAGGCCACATCACATCCATTGTAACATGCCATATCCTACACACAGAGGCAGAACCTGCCCCGCCCAtagtgataggccacgcccctccCACAGAAACAGAAGCCCCGCCCATGGAGACAGTCCGTGCCCCTCCCATGGAGACAGTCCGTGCCCCTCCCATGGACAAAGAACACGTCCCCCCTACAGAGACCAGCTTCCCAGTCTATCCACACAGCTCCCTGGAGTGTACCAGGCATGAAACCTGGCACAGAGAAGGTAAGGAACTTGATGCATCTGTTGCACCTCTATGACAATTAAAGGTGTGGACAATGTTAAATGCATTGGCAGCATGTTACCGTTACAACACCGCGGCCTGATTTTCTGCTGCAcactttctcccccctctcctttcccaAGACACGCCCCCTCAGCTTCCAATCGCGGTCTCTTCCAAGGAGATTCGGGAGGTCCTCCTGAAGAGTGAGGTGTCCACGTCGATGCCGGTCTCTTGTGCCACCATGGCGACGGAGACCATCTGCAACCAGACGCTCCCGCTGTCCGAGAGGTtacgggagggggagggagcgcTCCAGCTGACGGACACGGAGGCCGTTCGGTTGCAGGAAGACGCGTCAAAATCAGGTGACCTGCAGTTACGCAAGAACAGGTTATACACGTATACACATTTTGTCATTCCTACAACAAGCCCAAATCCCCCCTGTCCCCTTAACCTGAACCCCCAGCCACTTACCAGAAATTCCCAAAGTCTGTTCACTACCCCTGACGACCTGACCCTCTTTTAATCTCCAACTATAGCAGTCGTCTccaaccctggttctggagagctacagggtctgctggttttcatagtgactctgcacttcatgaatcaattagagcagttgattacacagttaactcaactcacctggtgtcttgggtctcaattgggtgctgattttaaggtgaaaacaaaaaccagcagaccctgtagctctgcaggaccagggttggagaccactgaacTATAGGCATCCACCTCACCTAGTACATTGTCAtattttgtactgtatgtgcaa
This window encodes:
- the kank2 gene encoding KN motif and ankyrin repeat domain-containing protein 2; its protein translation is MAQVLHMDSGFSGTSNPAPSLGKAEMPYSVETPYGYRLDLDFLKYVNDIEKGNTIKRVPIQRRPRYGSLPRGSGVGGYGYTGSWWTSTESLCSNVSMDSRHSSYSYCAPGYQAPARAGAAAVGGAFSLSAARVEKTLLDARRRLEEEKAGRRLSGLGSARGSVTGSTASLSGAARQYTPASSGLSTPVCPTPAHLQHVREQMALALRKIRELEEQVKTIPVLQVKISVLQEEKRQLSVQLKSQKFLGHTLGFGRSRPQSELYIHIPEEEAPPPAAAATPATPDGSKQDSGCEIEDTVLVGGARPGRREVRSVGVGTEEAQQEQGSEALRSRVGQLEEQLRRTLQELQEAQKERASQPPPSQADYAVRATSVGWPGGGGATPTAGLQTVVSVTQQPRRREQRTVGIQVYTLEQPTLLRQAERWAGVQIGHTPQAQTGHAPPSADRPHPPSADRPCPPSADRPHQTAPTPPIETTPTPPKETAPTSPIETEHHSPIVTDHASSVQMGSTSTIETSRTPATEPGHTLPTEPDHAPPTEPGHTLFTEPDHAPSTEPDHTLSTEPDHAPPMETEHAPPIETGPTQAIETSPANEREHGPPTETGHITSIVTCHILHTEAEPAPPIVIGHAPPTETEAPPMETVRAPPMETVRAPPMDKEHVPPTETSFPVYPHSSLECTRHETWHREDTPPQLPIAVSSKEIREVLLKSEVSTSMPVSCATMATETICNQTLPLSERLREGEGALQLTDTEAVRLQEDASKSASAQAAPRSIMKRKSASPSTSPSAKKNLQFIGVNGGYESTSSDDSSSESSQEEGDASEFHEAPEGIPGPPAEHLPEGSAAPPASVTHTEACASTQSSSTDSAPQQGSGQSPSTEPSPQCGTSQLPSTEPAAQHGTSQSPSIESALQHGNNQSPSIESALQHGTSQSLSIESALQQNTSQSLSIDSAPLQGSSRSASIEPSPQHGTSQSLSIETISKQSISQSPSMDAAPQPSTAKFVSINSTLQEYSIQSSTKDPAPELTATQSPVTDPACQPSTTLSLTIDPATESSATRSLATDPTSQPNTAQSPTTDPTSQPSTAQSPPTEPASQSSTTQPSTGPAAQQTTQEEGLGDPSSGHSVSQETRESSHSRLELSDSLTAALVVLQKALSEPNGFGQQEARAAYTVVLQEWLRVSCHKTADTGLVRAYMDAFAAVSPQLLEFVVNMADGNGNTALHYTVSHSNFPVVKLLLDTGVCNTDKQNKAGYTAIMLTALAAFHSDSDLHTVVQLLRTGDVNAKASQAGQTALMLAVSHGRGDMVRALISCGAQVNIRDDDGSTALMCACEHGHVDIVRQLLSVPGCDATLADNDGSTALSIALEASHNDIAVLLYAHLNFGKPPSPVSPKSPQLTSPSEAK